The Gouania willdenowi chromosome 3, fGouWil2.1, whole genome shotgun sequence genome includes the window TCAGTAACCATGGTTTAGATAAGTGTCTGATGTAGAGTAACTTTTGTTACCACAGGGTGAATGAACAGTTGGACTAAAGCTGCCCTCATTCCTTCCTCTTATAAAAGCTTATCTGATGTGACGCAGGCCTGCTCTTTTCATCGTGACTCAACGACCCACTTAAATGAAGTTCAAAGGTCCCAGTTGACAGCATTTAAGGGAATGtttatttaaacagaaaaatcaTGACATTTTGCAGTTATGTAAAACAGGAGAATAATCTTTGGCACTTTGGAAAACTTTGGCGATAACTAACTTATTTCCTGAGTGTTCAGCTTCTGTAAGCTCGGTAACAATTTAAGTTCTATACATAacggctgacattacgctgtcattatgacATTACACCTTTCATtagtatgaataaggtgtcatgaaggctgtcattgagTGTTCATTACCCTAAACCTTCTACCTAACCTAGTAAATGCCAACATACCCCCAAAGATGTCAATTTAGGGAACAACGTTAATGATAGCCTCATGACAtcttatgctaatgacagcgtaatgtcagccttgcgTATTAAACTGCAAATAAAGTGTGACCGGCTCTTCTTGTGTACAAACCTGCCTCTGttatttgttgatttaaagGATTAACATTTCTGGAATGTCTCTGAAAGTATGGAATCAGTCCGGTAAAGGTTAGAGCTCAGTCACTGCAAAACCTTATGGGATTATTCCCAATAATCCCCAGCTCGTAAAGAATGGAGAGTGTGGCAAATAGAATGTAGCAGGAGAGAGAAACCAGTCCCAGTTTCCAGTCCAGCTTCCATCCGTTTACATGTACAGCCATGAAGAGGAAGACGATTGAAAGGAGGAGGGTAGAAGAAATATAGAGCAGTCCAGTGCTGTTGACCTCCACAGGGTTGACGGTGTCCACAAAGGCAGTCTTGATAAACCAAGGCAATCCCAGACACAGCATGTCGAAAACATTGGATCCCACAATGTTGGACATGGCCATGTCTGCTTTACCTgatgaacaaaaaaacactgctttccTTTTCTCATTGACACAAAGCGCTGATATATtatagttgtagatatcttttTATAGATATAGGGCTgttggcagggttggggtcagttataaatGTAATcgaataattattgattagttacaattatggtgtaattgtagtttaaaaaatctgctgcagttataattgtaattgagtttagataatttgcTTTGTAAATTCtgttaaaaatgtcaattatagtttaatgcaaaactggggaaccatggtACTGTTCTGTGTAGTTGccaattattaaaaatgtgtttcatatcaagttttcccacatttggccatttaaaaaatataaatcgaggggtatactgacacaaaaaaggctcagacccccacaccaaaattattatacctatattttcattgattatgaagcctaacaagataaacaatagataagaaagaaataagatgatagatatttgtatttagtgtattttacagctgatttaggacctgttatcattagagatacTAACAGAAGAGGAAGGTTGAGTTTTCTGGGGTTATTCATTTCAGacttttgtgattaattgtaattgaactttaattgagtgtaattgtaatggacaaTCAATTGTATTTGGAATGAATGCCAGTCagtgtaatcataattgaacatggataatttaactgaagaatgtaattgatcccaaccctggctgTTGGAGACAATACCTTCTCTGGCCACCAGCACACTGGCCACAGTGTCGGGTATACTGGTTCCAGCTGCAAGCAAAGTGAGTCCCATAACTGTGTCTGGGATGGCAAGGGTCTCACCTGTGTGAAAACAATCGCAACACAAAATCATTACCGGCTCCCTCAGATATCATAAAGCCGTGTttgtcaaccttttttttttgtcgtgtgAACCCCCAAAAGCCTAGATCTGTTAAAATAAGGGCCCCCATCACTCCCATTGTATTGTTCACATGTTGGCCTCTGAGTTCTGTCCTGCAGCTAAAGCAACAGTGGCTTATCCATGTCCAGCTTTACAGTTTACTCTGATTTagaacagatttttttcttttatttagatTCTTGTCcaattcttgacattttagttgaAGCATTTCAATTGGGCATATTGTAAACAAGTAAGAGTGACTGCCGTCTATTGGTTGAAACCAAGCTATCATAATTGCATTTTGTTATCGGATGAGAATGGGAATTTGTAACGTTATGGCGgtttcttacatcacaaacTACCACTggtggctccgcccctccaaGAAAAACTAGCACATGTTCACTCTACATTCTGTGGGAGAAGGATGGATTGagagcagtgttcattttgactgCAAagattgatttagttttagtcatcaggactatttcagttatagacTAGTGTTAGTCAGTTAAATTATTGTACGTAAGGCTGTGTATCTGCTCCTGGAGCAGCCTTATTACTGTACGTAACTCACGTAATAAGCAAGTACACCTTGGAAGTGTACTTCAGTGAGAACGGTCATCTGACCTCATCCATTTCTTATCACGCTCCTATGAGTTACCTTTCACATTTTCAAAGATAGAAACCATTTTATAGATGTAACAAGTTAATGAATAATCAAAAATGTTATGTTGGTATTAAAGACgcaatattttaaaatactGATCTTTTAATATGCAGTACATCAACatcagaaatatttaaaataatgtaatttcacATGATTCCGACATGTATTTtggaaagtgtttatttgtgcGTTTACCGTACGGACAGCACCCGGTGCTAtaggtacggttaccaaagtacaggtacgtagcgtcttagggttaggtttaggttataacccaatattgcaacaattttgagggttaggttaaggtttagtctttgtcaagtcacgtgacctaaactggccaaatatggATAAAATGTCGGTGtattgatacagcaactgtacggatagccactgccaacaaacaaagctctgagttGCTACGGGAaacaggagggtcaaatgtcatcggttgctggtcctttaaaactaTTCCTTAACAcatgtgtatattatgtacattatattaagaattttattttttttaatgaatttgggaaaactcaaAAACTTTTGATCATTGGGGGACAACACCCCCCCTGTAAATTCTGCGTATGGTAAACACATTAAAtctctttttctgtttcaacAAACCTTAGAAGCTATGTAAGGAGAACAAACACTACAACTATTGGGCTTGTTTGAACCTGTTAATGAAAACATTAGGCTATTGTAATTATTACAGAAGTGAAAGTTATTGGGTTGAAATGTTCCTTTGGTTGGAGGTTTTCTCTTTTGTCAGGTTTTCTTCAGTGTGAGTCTATTTAATGATTGCACGGTTGTATTCTTCTTTATTCTTCAATGGACCTTCAGTTGTCACATGCTGGTGTTGAAGCTTTGCTGTAGTTAACATCTCTGATGGTGGATAGGAACTGAAGCTGCTCATAGAACCGTGTCTGGTTTAGAACGCACACCCAGCACTCACATGACTGTGTTTCCTCAGGGTGAAGCTGACTGTAATCCTCCTGTGGTGGGCTGCtataatcccccccccccccccctcccctcctaaCTTCAGGACAATGGCATCCCAGGAATTACTCAGCAATCCAACATGTGATTCTACCCTTCGAATCAGACCTTTTTCTCACAAGTTTTAAACCCTTGTGATATGCAGCTAGGACATGGTAAAACGTGAATGGCATCTTACCAACAACAGTAACCATCCACACCAGTATGTATGTGAAAGCTGAGATCCAGACAGCTGACATCAGAAAGGTGATCAAAAACCACGACTTCCAGAATCTCCTCCTGCAATCCGGAATAGTCAGGAAAAGCAAAATAATAACCGGCAGAGACAAAACCCACAGGATTCGTTTCAGGTCGCTCTCTGGCACCGAAAACACATTTGTCTGTTCTGTTGAGAAGCAGGAAGATGAAGGTCACTGAAGGTCACAAAATGATGTTTAATACATTTccatccagggttggggtcaaattaatattgcaattacaattacatcatcaCTTATccgtgttcaattacaaatcaataaGGATTAcgatgaccagcattttttccaattgcaaataatttacaattaatatttttcccctgaaagtcatttacaattacattctcaattaataaagttcaattacaattttactaacttttattctTTCAGCATTTGATTTGATATGACgacatgcaattttttttacattgttttagcatctttcaatttatattgtattgcatttattataatattgtaTGTAAAAACCCAACTAAGGGATAAGAGTTGGAATTTAACAATAACTATAAACTCTatacaaaacatcagttactGTACATTCATACTATTGCGACCCTGTAAAATGATACCCTAATTCTAACCCATTAACCCCTAACTCTTCTAACCCTTAGTGTGAAAattcactgacaggtagtgggaaaacttaatatgaaacttattttgataattgttaactacatacatgtaagccatagacctgttttgcctttaattaaattgtaatttaacagtttttaGTTAATTTCTAGGGTAAATAcaattatcttaactcaattacaaatcatTTACGATTACCacggcaacagatttttaaaattacaattataattatgccataattgtaattcattatcaattatgcaactacaattataattgaccccaacccagtttccagtttgttttattatacCTTCGTGAATGTCACTGAGGCCATGCAGGCTGAGCGAGAGTTGAGAATACCCCGAGTCATCCTGGAAGATGCCACTGTCTGTTCTGGAGCGACTGTGGATCCTTAAGGCGGTTTCGTCATTCCAGCCAATCAAGGGCTGTGTCTCAATTTTCTCAGCGGAGCTCGAACCCAGACAAGTGCAACAAGGGCTGAGCTTCCTCAAAACAAACTCACTAATGCGAAGGTCGAAACTCAGAACCACAATGTAGACAACGtagaccagcagcagacatgcTGCCTCATACCTATAGAAagagcaataataataaataataaatcaatgggCCCTCCACTGTAAATGTAACAGTGTCAATGTGTTATCTCAGCATCAAATATCTCATCCCACCTTAGCCCTCATGAAATGAGACTTTTGCCAATGTACGTCATGGCCTGCGCCACATTGTGTTACTTCCATTACCACGGAACTAGTCAGGTGTGCAGGTACTaatttttcacttccaatacgataccaatattgcactCTTGTGCATTGGTCGATACCGATATGATGTGGAATTTAACATTAACCTATTTGTTACATGCATTTTTATACACTAGTatatttggtaacacttgaCTTGACATTTAATACATACGGtgattattatgacatgacacctgtcaataGCATCAATAGagtctgtcattaagtgtcatttggtaccctaaccctaacctttagtcctaaaccctaaccttaaTCCAACCTTACCCCAATATATCTTTCC containing:
- the slc24a5 gene encoding sodium/potassium/calcium exchanger 5 isoform X2, translated to MKTETFLKKKRRKDFIPYFLGFVIFLYGIVQLVSFTAKSTQGRNSVRVRRALENETECIPPQSSEFPDGFFTLQERMDGGLVIYFMLIFYMFLAVALVCDDYFLPSLEVISERLGLTQDVAGATFMAAGSSAPELVTAFLGVFVTKGDIGVSTIVGSAVYNLLGICAACGLLASLAGRLTCWPLFRDCLAYGISVAAVIAIISDNKVYWYEAACLLLVYVVYIVVLSFDLRISEFVLRKLSPCCTCLGSSSAEKIETQPLIGWNDETALRIHSRSRTDSGIFQDDSGYSQLSLSLHGLSDIHEEQTNVFSVPESDLKRILWVLSLPVIILLFLTIPDCRRRFWKSWFLITFLMSAVWISAFTYILVWMVTVVGETLAIPDTVMGLTLLAAGTSIPDTVASVLVAREGKADMAMSNIVGSNVFDMLCLGLPWFIKTAFVDTVNPVEVNSTGLLYISSTLLLSIVFLFMAVHVNGWKLDWKLGLVSLSCYILFATLSILYELGIIGNNPIRFCSD
- the slc24a5 gene encoding sodium/potassium/calcium exchanger 5 isoform X1, with translation MSEAQALQKKKRRKDFIPYFLGFVIFLYGIVQLVSFTAKSTQGRNSVRVRRALENETECIPPQSSEFPDGFFTLQERMDGGLVIYFMLIFYMFLAVALVCDDYFLPSLEVISERLGLTQDVAGATFMAAGSSAPELVTAFLGVFVTKGDIGVSTIVGSAVYNLLGICAACGLLASLAGRLTCWPLFRDCLAYGISVAAVIAIISDNKVYWYEAACLLLVYVVYIVVLSFDLRISEFVLRKLSPCCTCLGSSSAEKIETQPLIGWNDETALRIHSRSRTDSGIFQDDSGYSQLSLSLHGLSDIHEEQTNVFSVPESDLKRILWVLSLPVIILLFLTIPDCRRRFWKSWFLITFLMSAVWISAFTYILVWMVTVVGETLAIPDTVMGLTLLAAGTSIPDTVASVLVAREGKADMAMSNIVGSNVFDMLCLGLPWFIKTAFVDTVNPVEVNSTGLLYISSTLLLSIVFLFMAVHVNGWKLDWKLGLVSLSCYILFATLSILYELGIIGNNPIRFCSD